A window of the Chloroflexus sp. Y-396-1 genome harbors these coding sequences:
- a CDS encoding ATP-binding protein, which produces MRFPIRAKLLGALAIDLILMMVLGYFAVHQMATMNERAVFIERHTIPSLDTVGDMTTAINRYRARQLEFLIYTNNGDRNRILDQMRAIESEMSGYFLTYRSLISSPREQNQLDAVEAAWGEVVRANHERFIPAVRLVSDGSVQPFYSRMNPAYDALDQAMAGLVQENQRQARASLDVVAASYDTARTFIVFDTVIAIIISAAIGLFLSARIARRLRRLVEATNRVSAGNFVGSINEQIRDEIGDLARAFDQMLASLRHQRSELEDRNRALQESLARQAQLMEEIVRGKQAEAEAERARAAAEAASQAKSAFLATMSHELRTPLNAILGYAQLLHLSKSVAEPNAQYLERILASGRHLLTLISDVLDFAKIEQGALELEYSQVHIPTLVDELVAMTLPLAQRHHNQVQAYCPAEIDTIETDGRRLRQVLINLLGNAAKFTENGTIRLEVTSAKRGDVAGIQFAVIDTGIGIPRDKQDKLFQPFSQIDSSVTRRYEGTGLGLALSKQIVQALGGTIEVESEVGVGSTFTVWLPTIPVSTVASSSLSSKLPLVGEPA; this is translated from the coding sequence ATGCGTTTTCCGATCCGGGCTAAATTGCTAGGCGCCCTAGCCATCGACTTGATCTTGATGATGGTCCTCGGCTATTTTGCCGTCCATCAGATGGCTACAATGAACGAACGGGCAGTCTTCATCGAGCGCCATACAATCCCGTCGCTCGATACCGTGGGTGATATGACAACTGCCATCAACCGTTATCGCGCTCGCCAATTGGAATTTCTCATCTATACTAACAATGGTGATCGTAACCGTATTCTCGACCAGATGCGAGCGATAGAATCTGAGATGAGCGGTTATTTCCTAACATATCGCTCATTGATCAGCTCTCCACGTGAGCAAAATCAGCTCGATGCAGTTGAAGCAGCCTGGGGTGAAGTTGTCAGAGCCAACCACGAGCGGTTCATTCCGGCAGTCCGTCTGGTGAGTGATGGTAGCGTTCAGCCATTTTATTCACGTATGAATCCGGCGTATGATGCGCTCGACCAGGCGATGGCAGGGTTAGTTCAAGAGAATCAACGGCAGGCACGTGCGTCCCTCGACGTAGTAGCTGCAAGCTATGACACGGCTCGTACATTTATCGTATTCGATACAGTTATTGCGATTATTATCTCGGCTGCGATTGGGTTGTTTCTCTCGGCGCGTATTGCCCGTCGTCTACGACGCCTGGTGGAAGCAACAAACCGGGTTTCGGCCGGTAACTTCGTAGGTTCTATTAATGAGCAGATCCGTGACGAGATCGGCGATCTGGCGCGGGCATTTGATCAGATGCTCGCTAGCCTTCGTCACCAGCGTAGTGAACTAGAAGATCGCAACCGCGCTTTGCAAGAAAGTCTTGCCCGACAGGCTCAATTGATGGAAGAGATTGTCCGCGGCAAGCAGGCTGAAGCCGAAGCAGAACGTGCTCGCGCCGCAGCAGAAGCGGCCAGTCAGGCCAAGAGTGCTTTTCTGGCTACGATGAGCCACGAACTACGGACACCGCTCAATGCGATCCTCGGTTATGCTCAGCTATTACACCTCAGCAAATCGGTAGCCGAACCTAATGCGCAATACCTGGAACGAATCCTGGCTTCCGGGCGACATTTACTGACGCTAATTAGTGATGTTCTCGACTTTGCAAAAATTGAACAGGGTGCGCTTGAATTGGAGTACAGTCAGGTACATATCCCAACACTGGTTGATGAGCTGGTTGCAATGACACTACCGTTAGCGCAGCGACATCATAACCAGGTTCAGGCGTATTGTCCTGCCGAAATTGACACTATCGAGACCGATGGTCGTCGTTTACGTCAGGTCTTGATCAATTTGCTCGGCAATGCTGCCAAGTTTACCGAAAACGGAACGATCCGACTCGAAGTAACATCGGCAAAGCGCGGCGATGTGGCCGGTATTCAGTTCGCGGTGATCGATACCGGGATCGGTATTCCACGCGACAAACAAGATAAACTCTTTCAACCGTTCAGCCAGATCGACTCGTCAGTTACCCGGCGTTATGAGGGCACCGGTCTCGGTCTGGCACTGAGCAAGCAGATTGTCCAGGCGCTTGGCGGTACTATCGAGGTGGAAAGTGAGGTTGGTGTCGGATCCACGTTTACGGTCTGGCTCCCAACCATACCTGTTTCTACGGTTGCCTCCTCATCGTTGTCGTCGAAACTGCCTCTAGTTGGAGAACCGGCATGA
- a CDS encoding class I SAM-dependent methyltransferase, which translates to MDFRLLPLLTCPYHPTATLVVAQIDRMIDGTIITGRLRCSSCAAEYPIADGILDVVGEHHPTSAAQMVNDLPPAAWAYERTWRPLSLSLLTGEPFPLTRELRLITGLAGAERGGLMIDVGCSNGLYARALERARRQSNASGFVVGVDLSMAMLGEAQRRVRRDGLSITLMRASAQALPFADSTVDVLVMGGTLNEIGDIPAALAEWRRLLRPGGRGVMMSLVQATTLPGRMLQQLLATGGLQFPTLAELNRYFAAAGLRLRAQWQYGVVVFSVLQ; encoded by the coding sequence ATGGATTTCAGACTTCTACCACTTTTAACTTGTCCTTATCACCCTACCGCGACGTTGGTGGTAGCACAAATAGATCGCATGATCGATGGTACGATCATCACCGGTCGCCTGCGGTGTTCATCGTGTGCCGCAGAATATCCGATAGCAGATGGTATTCTCGATGTCGTAGGAGAACACCATCCAACAAGTGCGGCACAGATGGTGAATGACTTACCGCCAGCGGCCTGGGCTTACGAGCGAACCTGGCGACCGCTATCACTGAGCTTACTCACCGGTGAGCCTTTTCCACTTACCCGTGAACTTCGGCTCATAACCGGTCTAGCCGGCGCCGAACGGGGTGGGCTGATGATTGATGTTGGCTGCAGCAATGGCCTGTACGCACGTGCTTTGGAACGGGCACGTCGTCAGAGCAATGCGAGTGGTTTCGTTGTCGGGGTTGATCTGAGCATGGCCATGCTCGGCGAAGCACAACGACGTGTGCGTCGTGATGGCCTATCGATAACCCTGATGCGGGCCAGTGCCCAGGCTTTACCCTTTGCAGACTCTACCGTCGATGTGCTGGTGATGGGAGGTACGCTCAACGAAATCGGTGACATACCGGCTGCGTTGGCTGAGTGGCGGCGTCTGCTAAGACCTGGCGGTCGAGGTGTTATGATGAGTCTGGTTCAGGCAACAACGCTGCCCGGACGGATGCTGCAACAGCTCCTCGCAACGGGAGGTCTCCAGTTTCCGACGCTGGCAGAACTTAATCGATACTTTGCCGCTGCTGGTCTTCGTCTGCGGGCCCAATGGCAGTACGGAGTTGTTGTATTTAGTGTGCTCCAATAA
- a CDS encoding response regulator, with the protein MSFILVVDDNFDNRNIIGQMLSFSGFKVELAADAHTAIKLARQHRPGLILMDLSMPGLDGWTATEYIKRDPELGQIPVVAVSGHVTRNDIERAHQAGCVEFLSKPIEYEHLISIARRYIQ; encoded by the coding sequence ATGAGCTTCATTCTCGTCGTCGATGATAATTTTGACAATCGTAATATTATCGGTCAGATGTTGAGTTTCAGTGGCTTCAAGGTCGAACTCGCTGCGGATGCCCATACCGCAATTAAACTTGCTAGGCAGCATCGGCCAGGCCTGATCCTAATGGACCTGTCGATGCCTGGCCTCGATGGCTGGACAGCGACTGAATATATCAAGCGCGACCCCGAACTCGGCCAGATTCCGGTGGTCGCAGTGAGTGGTCATGTGACGCGGAATGATATTGAACGTGCACATCAGGCGGGTTGTGTCGAGTTCCTGTCGAAGCCAATTGAATACGAACATTTGATCTCGATTGCTCGTCGGTATATACAGTGA
- a CDS encoding PstS family phosphate ABC transporter substrate-binding protein, with protein sequence MPTAQPTNISSPTPTPTLQQSQLTAISLPAIDLGQLRGEIKIDGSSTVFPITEQVAIAFSQLAPDVAVRLGVSGTGGGFTRFCAGETDISNASRPIKQREMEACAAQGIAFIELPVAFDGLSVVVNPQNDWVQCLTVAELQRIWAPEAQGNITRWNQIRPEWPDEPLHLYGAGVDSGTYDYFTSAIVGVEGVSRSDYTASEDDYLLAQDVAADRLGLGFFGYAYYVEYSQQLRAVAIDNGNGCVAPTLETITDGRYQPLSRPLFIYVRADRASRPHVQAFIQMYLQNGAVFAQQALYTPLPEAVYQLAFRRFERRITGSVFTGGSQVGLSIEQLLQLEDR encoded by the coding sequence TCAGTTGACAGCAATTTCGCTTCCGGCGATTGATCTTGGTCAGCTTCGTGGCGAAATCAAAATCGATGGCTCGAGTACGGTCTTTCCAATCACCGAGCAAGTAGCTATTGCCTTTAGCCAGCTCGCGCCTGATGTTGCCGTGCGCTTGGGGGTCAGTGGCACCGGCGGCGGGTTTACCCGTTTTTGCGCTGGCGAGACCGATATTTCCAACGCTTCCCGCCCGATCAAGCAGCGCGAGATGGAAGCATGTGCCGCCCAGGGCATCGCCTTTATCGAGCTACCGGTAGCGTTCGATGGGTTGTCGGTCGTAGTAAATCCACAGAATGATTGGGTACAATGTCTAACCGTAGCCGAGCTTCAGCGTATATGGGCGCCGGAAGCGCAAGGTAACATCACGCGCTGGAATCAGATACGACCGGAATGGCCCGATGAACCGTTGCACCTGTACGGTGCTGGTGTTGACTCCGGAACGTATGATTACTTTACCTCGGCCATTGTTGGTGTGGAAGGTGTGAGCCGTAGCGATTACACGGCCAGTGAGGACGATTATCTGCTCGCTCAGGACGTTGCAGCCGACCGGTTAGGATTAGGGTTCTTCGGCTATGCCTACTACGTTGAATATTCCCAGCAGCTACGGGCTGTGGCAATCGATAATGGGAATGGCTGTGTTGCACCAACACTAGAAACGATAACAGATGGTCGTTATCAGCCACTGTCTCGGCCGCTGTTTATTTATGTGCGTGCCGATAGAGCGAGTCGACCGCACGTGCAGGCCTTCATCCAAATGTATCTACAGAACGGAGCCGTGTTTGCGCAACAGGCGTTGTACACGCCTTTACCTGAGGCCGTATACCAACTGGCCTTCCGTCGGTTTGAACGGCGGATAACTGGTTCAGTATTTACCGGCGGATCGCAGGTTGGCCTGTCGATAGAGCAATTGTTGCAGTTAGAGGATCGCTAG
- a CDS encoding acylphosphatase produces the protein MDLVRAHVFISGRVQGVSFRAYTRDRAREAQVRGWVRNLSDGRVEAVFEGTRPAVQKLISWCYSGPSQAQVERVEVHWEEPTGKEGIFSIVW, from the coding sequence GTGGATCTCGTTCGTGCTCATGTCTTTATCTCTGGTCGCGTACAGGGCGTTAGCTTTCGAGCGTACACGCGCGATCGCGCGCGTGAAGCGCAAGTCAGAGGGTGGGTACGCAACCTGAGTGATGGTCGCGTGGAGGCAGTCTTTGAAGGAACACGACCAGCCGTTCAAAAGCTTATTAGCTGGTGCTACAGCGGCCCCAGTCAAGCGCAAGTCGAGCGAGTTGAGGTTCACTGGGAAGAACCGACCGGCAAAGAGGGGATATTCTCCATTGTCTGGTAA